The Neosynechococcus sphagnicola sy1 genome has a window encoding:
- a CDS encoding NAD(P)-dependent oxidoreductase encodes MKIAALVCGRLEQDDFPGRSILPILGRPMMTYPLLAALHAQQVEATYLTTDSPLMSSIARNYGVPTIQRPPQLATASTPLDTIIHHAYQQIRAEYLGGEDLEALVVLLCNAPTVTASLIDEGIEMLVSDRTLDSVVSVTLHREHHPNYALRIGDRQLLEPMLTTQAIEETHAYFNTYEFLALRPHCFSQPSPSYYSMGCVGRRVAPLVHEGYGDIDYPWQVPAVAEWLRRHHFTELLTPYDPSDDTVAGAPIAGETFAIQVTPPKDLERRVLITTVPFGEIDPKPLQLLEAAGIDYVINPIGRKLRETELADLIGKFGILIAGTEPITATVMDQAPHLRLISRVGIGLDSVDLKAARQRNVLVSYTPDAPAPAVAELTVGMMLSLLRHISQTDRGMRNGIWQRYMGRRLAEITVGVIGVGRVGKRVIQHLQGFGCPILANDLQPDFEFGQPYQLRWVDKETIYRQADLITLHVPLTPDTHHLIDTSELALIQPQAFLINTARGPVIREQALVKALQTGKLAGAAIDVFEQEPYSGALVALENCLLTCHMGSCSRDCRSQMEIEATEEAIRFLKGEPLLGLVPETEYSLHR; translated from the coding sequence TTGAAAATTGCAGCGTTAGTGTGTGGTCGTCTGGAGCAGGATGATTTCCCCGGACGCAGTATCTTGCCAATTCTGGGGCGACCAATGATGACCTATCCCCTCCTGGCAGCCCTCCATGCCCAACAGGTTGAAGCCACCTACTTAACCACCGACTCGCCGCTAATGAGCAGCATTGCCCGCAACTATGGGGTACCGACAATTCAACGACCGCCCCAGCTAGCAACTGCCTCCACTCCCTTAGACACCATTATTCACCACGCCTACCAGCAGATTCGGGCGGAGTATCTCGGCGGAGAAGACCTAGAGGCATTGGTGGTGCTGCTCTGTAATGCCCCCACCGTCACAGCAAGTTTGATTGACGAAGGCATTGAAATGCTGGTCAGCGATCGCACCTTAGATTCGGTGGTTTCCGTCACCCTCCATCGGGAACACCACCCCAACTATGCCCTGCGCATTGGCGATCGCCAGCTACTGGAACCGATGCTGACCACTCAGGCCATTGAGGAGACCCACGCCTACTTTAATACCTATGAATTTCTGGCACTCCGACCCCACTGTTTTAGCCAACCCAGCCCCAGCTATTACTCGATGGGCTGTGTGGGTCGTCGCGTTGCACCCCTCGTCCATGAAGGCTATGGGGACATTGACTATCCCTGGCAGGTGCCTGCGGTGGCTGAATGGCTGCGTCGCCATCACTTTACCGAGTTGCTCACACCCTACGATCCAAGCGATGACACCGTTGCAGGTGCTCCAATCGCAGGGGAAACCTTCGCCATTCAAGTCACACCGCCCAAAGATCTAGAGCGCCGGGTGCTGATTACCACCGTCCCCTTTGGTGAAATTGATCCGAAGCCGTTGCAATTGCTGGAGGCTGCGGGTATTGACTATGTGATTAACCCGATTGGCCGCAAACTTCGAGAAACCGAACTCGCAGACCTAATTGGTAAATTTGGGATTTTGATTGCTGGGACTGAGCCGATTACGGCCACAGTCATGGATCAGGCTCCTCATCTGCGGTTGATTTCCCGCGTTGGCATTGGTCTCGATAGCGTCGATCTGAAGGCCGCCCGCCAGCGGAATGTTTTGGTGTCCTACACCCCCGATGCTCCGGCTCCCGCTGTTGCCGAACTCACCGTTGGGATGATGCTGTCCTTACTACGGCATATTTCTCAAACCGATCGAGGGATGCGGAATGGCATCTGGCAAAGGTATATGGGTCGCCGACTTGCCGAGATCACCGTTGGCGTGATTGGCGTTGGTCGTGTCGGCAAACGCGTCATTCAGCACCTTCAGGGCTTTGGCTGCCCAATTCTCGCCAATGATCTACAGCCGGATTTTGAGTTTGGGCAACCCTACCAGCTGCGTTGGGTTGATAAGGAAACGATCTATCGGCAGGCAGATTTGATTACCCTCCACGTGCCCCTGACCCCCGATACCCACCATTTAATTGATACGTCAGAGCTAGCCCTGATCCAACCCCAGGCATTTTTAATCAATACTGCCCGTGGCCCGGTGATCCGGGAACAGGCATTGGTGAAGGCATTGCAAACTGGCAAGTTAGCGGGAGCTGCCATTGATGTCTTTGAACAAGAGCCCTATTCCGGGGCCTTGGTGGCCTTGGAAAACTGCTTACTCACCTGTCACATGGGGTCTTGTTCCCGTGATTGTCGCTCCCAGATGGAAATCGAGGCCACGGAGGAGGCAATCCGCTTTTTGAAGGGAGAACCATTACTGGGCTTGGTGCCAGAAACCGAGTATTCTTTACACAGATAG